The Halanaerobium saccharolyticum subsp. saccharolyticum DSM 6643 genome segment TCATTCATTACTGGATCTGCCCAAGGTGAATATACTACAACTGTATCATTTTGTGCTAAAACAATTTGAGGTAACAACATCAAGGAGATTAACAACACTAAAAAATATAAAACTGTCTTTTTCATTTTAATTAACTCCTCCTTTTAAAATCATTTATGATTGGCCTTATTCACATAATTGAACATAATATTAAAAATTCCTTCAATTTTCTTAATATTTCTATTTTTTAGTTTTTTTCTTTTTGAATTAATCTATCTTCTAAATCGTAATATTATATAATAAATTATATTAATATTAGAAAATTGCAAATTGATCTCCGTCCTCTAGGCACAGTCAAAATATAAATCACAAATCAAAAAAATTAGTATAAAACCAAAAAAGAACTGTAAATTTTATTTTACAGTCCTTAAAAGTTTAATCTATTTAATTATTTGCTTTTCATTTAGTAAAAATCATGCTTAATTAATTTTTTAAAAATTTATCCTTAATATCTTTTAGTTTAAATTCTCTGCTATAAAGCCAGGCAGCAAAAATTGTTGTAATTGGTGCCACTATCACTAAACCTATACTCCCAACAATAGTTCTTAAAATTTCTGAAACTATAATTCTTAAATTAAAAATTCTTCTTAAGGTAGTTGTTCGGGTCATAAAAGCCATCATTAAAGTTAAATACCCACCTGCATAAGCTAATAAAAGAGTTGTGGTCATTGTTCCAATAACATCACTACCTACATTAAAACCTGATTTAATTAAATCTTTCATTTCCATATCGGGCCTTTTTTCTTTAAGTTCCTTAATTGTAGTAGACATATCCATGGCAATATCCATTGCTGCTCCAGAAGCGCCAATAACAACTGCTGCATAAAATATGTCTCTTACATTTAAATTAAAATAACCTGCTGCCAGCATTTCCCCAACATAAGGAGCAGACATTCCATCTAAAGCAAGTTTATTTCCAAAAAAGATTGTTAAAATAATTGTAATTAAAAGGCTCAAACTTGTACCAAAAAATGCAGCTAATCCTTTTTTGGTAAAACCAGCAATAGAAAATAAAATTAAAGCAGATAAAATTATCAGTACAAAAGTTGTAAACAATAACGGATTTAAACCATTTAATAAGCCTGGAACTAGCACTTTCCAGATGATTATTATACTTCCAATAAATGAAAACAGAGCTTTTAAACCTATGTAACGTGCATAAAGTAATAGTAAGATAATAAATAGTGCGAGTAAAACTAAAATCCAACCCTGTCGATAAATATCTAAGGCAATTACTGCTCTAATTTCACCACTCTCGGTTTCTGAAATTGCAACTAGAATTTCATCACCTTCACTAAAACGATAATCCCAGGCGAAATTTCCAATCAGATGATTTGAAGCATTAAAAGTTTCTCCTTTAAATTTACCCTCTTTAATTTCAACTTGAACTAGCTGCCTTCCAAATTTTTGAACACCTGAACCACTAATTTCACTATCATTAACTTCTTTTACTACAGCTCGGAGTTCTCTCGTATCAGGCTGAAAACTTAAATTGTAAAATAAAAAGGAAAGTGATGCGGTAATAATAATAATAAAAATTATTGCTTTAATTTTTTTGCTTTTCATCTTCATGCCTCCTGATTAAGTTCAAAGAAAAGGTGAGGAATAAATCCTCACCTATTCATTAGTAATTCACTTTTATAGATCTACTTTAATTAAGTTCTACATCTAGTAGTTCTGCAGTGATATTAGCTACATCTGTATTATCCATTGAATCATTATATCTTGCTGCACCAGCACCATGAGATCTAATTGGAATAATCTGGCCAGTGTGAGCGGAAGAAGTCCAACCAATTTCTGATCTCTTAGAAGTAATAT includes the following:
- a CDS encoding YibE/F family protein; this translates as MKSKKIKAIIFIIIITASLSFLFYNLSFQPDTRELRAVVKEVNDSEISGSGVQKFGRQLVQVEIKEGKFKGETFNASNHLIGNFAWDYRFSEGDEILVAISETESGEIRAVIALDIYRQGWILVLLALFIILLLLYARYIGLKALFSFIGSIIIIWKVLVPGLLNGLNPLLFTTFVLIILSALILFSIAGFTKKGLAAFFGTSLSLLITIILTIFFGNKLALDGMSAPYVGEMLAAGYFNLNVRDIFYAAVVIGASGAAMDIAMDMSTTIKELKEKRPDMEMKDLIKSGFNVGSDVIGTMTTTLLLAYAGGYLTLMMAFMTRTTTLRRIFNLRIIVSEILRTIVGSIGLVIVAPITTIFAAWLYSREFKLKDIKDKFLKN